In Picosynechococcus sp. PCC 7002, the following are encoded in one genomic region:
- the trxA gene encoding thioredoxin, with translation MSKTAAVTDATFQEEVLESDVPVLVDFWAPWCGPCRMVAPVVEEIAEQYQDQIKVFKLNTDENPGVASEYGIRSIPTLMIFKGGKKVSMVVGAVPKTTLAAAIDKEL, from the coding sequence ATGTCAAAAACTGCCGCAGTCACAGACGCAACCTTTCAAGAAGAAGTCCTCGAAAGTGACGTCCCTGTACTCGTCGACTTCTGGGCTCCTTGGTGTGGTCCCTGTCGTATGGTTGCTCCCGTCGTGGAGGAGATCGCCGAACAATACCAAGATCAAATCAAGGTGTTTAAGCTCAATACTGACGAAAACCCTGGTGTCGCCAGCGAATATGGTATTCGGAGCATCCCGACCTTGATGATTTTCAAAGGGGGCAAAAAGGTCAGCATGGTAGTCGGTGCTGTGCCCAAAACAACCCTCGCTGCTGCGATTGATAAAGAACTTTAA
- a CDS encoding glycosyltransferase family 4 protein produces MRILVLSWEFPPRVVGGIARHVGELYPEIVRLGHEVHMLTLATGLAPVYEIVEGIHVHRVVVPDHPDFFQWVGAMNREMLAYGAAFLEKTGSCALIHSHDWLVADAAIALKHQFKIPLLATIHATEYGRHNGIHTDTHRYIARKEKMLSHEAWRVIVCSQYMRHELERALQTPWPKMDVIFNGIRPEKKQHAVSFDRQSFRRQFAPDDHRIVYYVGRLTYEKGINVLLSAAPRILEVMRGKVRFVIIGGGNGDRLKEQAWNLGIWEQCNFTGFMSDEDLDKFQTIADCAVFPSLYEPFGIVVLESFAAKVPVVVSNTGGLPEVVTHGETGIVTYANVASSLAWGILEVLQHPEYAKILVENAYADLPRRFNWAKLAIATEQVYQRVVQERAAVLWE; encoded by the coding sequence ATGCGCATCTTAGTACTCAGTTGGGAGTTTCCCCCCCGGGTTGTGGGTGGAATTGCTCGCCATGTGGGGGAACTGTATCCAGAAATTGTCCGCCTGGGCCATGAAGTGCATATGTTGACCTTGGCCACAGGGTTAGCGCCAGTCTATGAAATTGTCGAGGGCATCCATGTGCATCGGGTTGTTGTGCCGGATCACCCTGATTTTTTCCAGTGGGTGGGGGCAATGAACCGGGAAATGCTGGCCTATGGTGCTGCTTTTTTAGAAAAAACAGGCTCCTGTGCATTGATCCATAGCCATGATTGGTTAGTCGCTGATGCGGCGATCGCCCTCAAACACCAGTTTAAAATTCCCCTATTGGCCACCATTCACGCCACGGAATATGGTCGCCACAATGGTATTCACACCGATACCCACCGCTACATCGCCCGCAAGGAAAAAATGCTGTCCCACGAGGCCTGGCGGGTGATCGTTTGTAGTCAATATATGCGCCACGAGCTGGAGCGGGCCTTGCAAACTCCCTGGCCGAAAATGGATGTGATTTTTAATGGGATTCGGCCAGAAAAAAAACAACATGCGGTTAGTTTTGACCGTCAGTCTTTTCGCCGTCAGTTTGCCCCCGATGACCATCGGATTGTCTATTATGTGGGACGTTTAACCTACGAAAAAGGAATTAATGTGCTCCTGAGTGCGGCGCCTCGGATTTTGGAGGTGATGCGGGGGAAAGTCCGGTTTGTGATTATTGGGGGCGGCAATGGCGATCGCCTGAAGGAACAGGCTTGGAATTTAGGCATCTGGGAACAGTGTAATTTCACGGGATTTATGTCCGACGAGGATTTGGATAAGTTCCAAACCATCGCCGATTGTGCCGTGTTCCCTAGTTTGTATGAGCCGTTTGGGATTGTTGTCCTCGAAAGTTTTGCGGCGAAAGTTCCCGTGGTGGTATCCAATACGGGAGGCTTACCGGAGGTGGTCACCCACGGCGAAACGGGCATTGTCACCTACGCGAATGTGGCCAGTTCCCTCGCCTGGGGAATTTTGGAGGTCTTACAACACCCAGAATATGCCAAAATCCTCGTAGAAAATGCCTACGCGGATCTGCCCCGGCGTTTTAATTGGGCAAAATTGGCGATCGCCACGGAGCAGGTTTACCAACGTGTGGTTCAAGAGCGGGCCGCCGTGCTTTGGGAGTAG
- the ilvA gene encoding threonine ammonia-lyase, biosynthetic, with protein MHCDYLIQILNARVYDVAQETPLEVAPNLSRRLHNHVLLKREDMQSVFSFKLRGAYNKMAHLTPERLQCGVIAASAGNHAQGVALAATKLGTRAVIVMPVVTPQVKINAVKARGGEVILHGNAYDDAYAHARKLSEEQGLTLIHPFDDPYVIAGQGTIGMEILRQCQQPIHAIFVAIGGGGLIAGIAAYVKRVRPEIKIIGVEPVDADAMKQSLATGERVQLSQVGLFADGVAVRYVGEETFRLCQEYVDEIILVSTDDTCAAIKDVFEDTRSILEPAGALAIAGMKAYVEREGIQDETLVAVACGANMNFDRLRFVAERAELGEGREAIFAVTIPEQPGSLRKFCRCMGDRNLTEFNYRIADEQEAHIFVGVQIADRSEIKTLAETFEANGFKTLNLTDDELTKLHLRHMVGGRSPKATHELFYRFEFPEYPGALMKFVDTMSPHWNISGFHYRNNGADYGRIAIAVQVPPAEMDDWQTFLDQLGYRYWDENQNPAYKLFLG; from the coding sequence ATGCATTGCGATTATTTGATCCAAATTTTAAATGCCCGCGTTTACGACGTAGCCCAAGAAACTCCCCTCGAAGTGGCCCCCAATCTTTCGCGCCGCCTGCACAACCATGTGCTATTGAAGCGGGAGGATATGCAGTCGGTCTTTTCTTTTAAGCTGCGGGGCGCGTACAACAAGATGGCGCACCTAACCCCAGAGCGATTGCAATGTGGCGTGATCGCTGCCTCCGCCGGAAACCATGCCCAGGGGGTGGCCCTTGCCGCGACAAAGTTGGGCACGAGGGCAGTGATTGTAATGCCTGTGGTGACGCCCCAGGTCAAGATCAATGCCGTTAAAGCCAGGGGTGGCGAGGTGATCCTGCATGGAAATGCCTATGATGATGCCTACGCCCACGCCCGCAAACTCTCGGAGGAACAGGGCTTAACGCTCATTCATCCCTTTGATGATCCCTATGTCATCGCTGGCCAGGGCACCATCGGCATGGAGATTTTACGCCAGTGCCAACAGCCCATCCACGCGATTTTTGTGGCGATTGGCGGCGGCGGATTAATTGCAGGCATTGCGGCCTATGTGAAGCGGGTGCGGCCGGAGATCAAAATTATTGGCGTCGAACCTGTGGATGCCGATGCTATGAAACAATCCCTTGCAACAGGGGAACGGGTGCAGTTATCCCAAGTGGGGTTGTTTGCCGATGGGGTGGCGGTGCGCTATGTCGGGGAAGAAACATTTCGCCTGTGCCAGGAATATGTCGATGAAATTATTCTGGTATCCACCGATGATACCTGTGCAGCCATTAAAGATGTATTTGAGGACACCCGCTCTATTTTGGAGCCGGCTGGGGCATTGGCGATCGCCGGGATGAAAGCCTATGTGGAGCGGGAAGGCATTCAGGACGAAACCTTAGTAGCCGTTGCCTGTGGGGCCAATATGAACTTTGATCGCCTGCGGTTTGTGGCCGAGCGAGCCGAATTAGGGGAAGGGCGAGAAGCAATTTTTGCCGTGACGATCCCGGAGCAACCGGGCAGTTTACGAAAGTTTTGCCGTTGCATGGGCGATCGCAATTTAACGGAATTCAACTATCGCATTGCCGATGAACAGGAAGCCCATATTTTTGTGGGGGTACAAATTGCTGACCGCAGTGAAATTAAGACCCTCGCCGAAACCTTCGAAGCGAATGGCTTTAAAACCCTCAATCTCACCGATGACGAACTGACGAAATTACACCTGCGTCACATGGTCGGTGGCCGCAGTCCCAAGGCAACCCATGAGTTGTTCTATCGCTTTGAGTTTCCTGAATATCCAGGGGCGTTGATGAAATTTGTCGATACCATGAGCCCCCATTGGAATATCAGTGGGTTCCACTATCGCAATAATGGTGCTGATTATGGACGGATTGCGATCGCCGTCCAGGTGCCCCCGGCAGAAATGGACGATTGGCAAACGTTCCTCGACCAACTCGGTTATCGTTACTGGGACGAAAATCAAAATCCCGCCTACAAGCTCTTTTTGGGCTAA
- a CDS encoding anthranilate phosphoribosyltransferase family protein, which produces MSTEFRELLKKVGSGKHTSKSLTRAEAAIALDMMLDGTATPAQIGAFLISQRIKRPTGVELAGMLDAYDRRSQKLDPLPNGEKVFILGIPYDGRTKTAPIAPITALILKTAGVPVLMHGGDRLPTKYGLPLGEIWQALGLDFQALSFVQLQSYFQRTHFACCYTPTLLPASQTLISYREELGKRPSLATLELVWSPSGDRQAHTIAGYVHPPTEAIIRDTFTERGNPPYTLIKGLEGSGDLRISQTTIVVTNQTESADGFVYLKPNPYDYGLGGEDIHLESPEQYYQDLAALLQGQPSPLTDSAVWNGGFYLWHCGQVKDLQSGLDLAQTWVKTGKLQATLTALKADLGARIAS; this is translated from the coding sequence ATGAGTACCGAATTTCGTGAGCTACTGAAGAAAGTTGGCAGCGGTAAACACACCAGCAAAAGTTTGACCCGTGCCGAAGCGGCGATCGCCCTAGACATGATGCTCGATGGTACCGCGACTCCCGCCCAAATCGGGGCCTTCCTCATTTCCCAACGGATTAAACGACCCACCGGGGTAGAACTGGCAGGGATGCTCGATGCCTATGACCGCCGCAGCCAAAAATTAGACCCCCTCCCCAACGGAGAAAAAGTATTTATCCTAGGGATTCCCTACGATGGCCGCACAAAAACAGCCCCCATTGCACCAATCACGGCTTTGATCCTTAAAACCGCTGGGGTGCCCGTGCTCATGCACGGTGGCGATCGCCTGCCGACGAAATATGGCCTCCCCCTCGGAGAAATTTGGCAAGCCCTGGGCCTCGATTTCCAAGCCCTCAGTTTTGTGCAACTACAAAGCTACTTCCAGCGCACCCACTTTGCCTGCTGCTATACGCCGACGCTCCTGCCCGCTAGCCAAACCCTGATTTCCTACCGTGAAGAATTAGGCAAACGCCCGTCCCTGGCAACCCTCGAATTGGTCTGGTCGCCCTCTGGCGATCGCCAAGCCCACACCATCGCGGGTTATGTACACCCCCCCACCGAAGCGATTATTCGCGATACTTTTACCGAGCGGGGCAATCCTCCCTACACCCTGATCAAGGGCTTAGAGGGTAGTGGCGATCTACGGATTTCCCAGACCACCATTGTGGTCACCAATCAAACCGAATCCGCCGATGGATTTGTCTATCTCAAACCCAATCCCTATGACTATGGTTTAGGGGGTGAAGACATTCACTTAGAAAGCCCGGAGCAATACTATCAAGATCTCGCCGCGCTTCTCCAGGGACAGCCTTCACCGCTAACCGATTCTGCTGTGTGGAATGGGGGCTTTTATTTGTGGCATTGTGGGCAAGTCAAAGATCTCCAAAGTGGTTTAGATTTAGCCCAAACCTGGGTCAAAACCGGAAAATTACAAGCAACCCTCACGGCCCTCAAGGCTGATTTAGGGGCAAGAATCGCCTCCTAA
- a CDS encoding HEAT repeat domain-containing protein, whose amino-acid sequence MGRRNTALSDVAQQPTLQEFLQLCTTADLRQEPTAQAWAFQLLREGTFQERWRLVKVFAKLGSTAIAPLLSIAEDHTAETELRWFAIRILGQYQDPEAIARLILLIDHCSEEFLLEEIMRTLVQLEGKAVDYLVPLLAKPESRSLAVNALCKLRYPQIIDPLLTVIDDPDPQIRSLAIETLSQFRQPEIFTALLSALTDTAAPVRREAVKGLGFWGQSVDPVLLCEKVQPLLYDFNLEVCAQAGFTLSRFPIPQAAEAIATVLQSPHTPEPLQCNLIQALGWLAIPESLTRLEPLLYHGADTVVLEILKAFGRITEPNLRGQGTTILLQFWQKVSQPQPLAVQQAFIYALGQLQDPRAQALLTAFSQSLEKPIQLHAIAALKKIGIAASSEVS is encoded by the coding sequence ATGGGGCGAAGAAATACAGCACTGTCTGATGTTGCCCAACAGCCAACACTCCAGGAATTTTTGCAGTTATGTACAACGGCGGATCTTCGCCAGGAACCCACCGCCCAAGCCTGGGCCTTTCAGTTACTCCGGGAAGGGACATTTCAAGAACGCTGGCGACTGGTTAAGGTTTTTGCAAAATTAGGCTCAACGGCGATCGCCCCTCTCCTGAGCATCGCTGAAGATCACACCGCCGAAACAGAATTACGTTGGTTTGCGATTCGCATCTTAGGACAGTACCAAGATCCTGAGGCGATCGCCCGTCTGATCTTGCTCATTGACCATTGTTCAGAAGAATTCCTCCTCGAAGAAATCATGAGAACGTTGGTGCAGCTAGAAGGAAAGGCCGTGGATTATTTAGTGCCGCTGTTGGCCAAGCCAGAAAGTCGTAGCCTCGCCGTAAACGCCCTTTGTAAATTACGCTATCCGCAAATTATTGATCCCCTGCTGACGGTCATTGATGATCCAGATCCGCAAATCCGTTCCTTAGCCATTGAAACTCTTAGTCAATTTCGCCAACCAGAAATTTTTACCGCCCTGTTGTCTGCCCTCACAGATACGGCGGCCCCAGTGCGTCGGGAAGCAGTTAAGGGTTTGGGCTTTTGGGGCCAGTCCGTTGATCCGGTTTTGTTGTGCGAAAAAGTCCAGCCGTTGCTCTACGATTTCAACCTGGAGGTTTGTGCCCAAGCCGGGTTTACCCTCAGTCGTTTCCCGATTCCCCAAGCTGCCGAGGCGATCGCCACCGTGCTGCAGTCTCCCCATACGCCCGAACCATTGCAATGTAACTTGATCCAAGCCCTCGGCTGGTTAGCCATCCCAGAAAGTTTAACCCGACTCGAACCCTTGCTTTACCATGGGGCTGACACAGTAGTTTTAGAAATCCTCAAGGCATTTGGCCGAATCACCGAACCTAACCTGCGGGGGCAGGGAACAACAATTTTGCTGCAGTTTTGGCAAAAGGTTTCCCAGCCCCAACCTTTGGCAGTTCAACAAGCATTCATTTATGCCCTCGGCCAGCTCCAGGATCCCCGCGCCCAGGCTTTACTAACTGCCTTTAGCCAAAGCCTCGAAAAACCGATCCAACTCCATGCGATCGCCGCCCTGAAAAAAATTGGCATCGCCGCAAGTTCCGAAGTTAGCTGA
- a CDS encoding DNA adenine methylase has product MAMINSEQLKPPLKWAGGKRWLVPKLRLIWQDYQDYQLIEPFCGGLAIALGLVPQKAILNDVNFHLINFYQQLKKGLKSSILMANDADLYYQCRDRFNELIENNQSETQEAAILFYYLNRTGFNGLCRFNSQGKFNVPFGRYRSINYRDDFFAYKKLFQAWQFQWGDFEKIPVADHSFIYADPPYDVEFRQYAAGGFSWADQERLATWLAAQTAPTIASNQATPRILDLYQSLGFTVTTLSAPRRIACNGDRTPAKEMLAFRNLAAEDLLNT; this is encoded by the coding sequence ATGGCTATGATTAATTCAGAGCAGTTAAAACCGCCCCTAAAGTGGGCTGGGGGTAAGCGTTGGTTAGTCCCTAAATTACGGTTAATTTGGCAAGACTACCAAGACTATCAATTAATTGAGCCGTTCTGTGGTGGCTTGGCGATCGCCTTGGGTTTGGTTCCGCAAAAAGCAATTTTAAATGACGTTAATTTCCATTTGATTAATTTTTATCAGCAACTCAAAAAAGGTTTAAAAAGTAGTATTTTAATGGCAAATGATGCTGACTTATATTATCAATGCCGAGACCGTTTTAATGAATTAATTGAAAATAATCAGAGCGAGACCCAAGAAGCCGCTATTTTATTTTATTATTTAAACCGGACTGGGTTTAATGGCTTGTGTCGATTCAATTCCCAGGGAAAATTTAATGTCCCTTTCGGGCGATATCGTTCGATTAACTATAGGGATGATTTTTTTGCCTACAAAAAGTTATTTCAAGCTTGGCAGTTTCAATGGGGAGATTTTGAGAAAATTCCAGTTGCTGACCATAGTTTTATTTATGCTGATCCGCCCTATGATGTTGAGTTTCGTCAGTATGCCGCCGGGGGGTTTAGTTGGGCCGATCAAGAGCGATTAGCCACCTGGCTAGCAGCACAAACCGCGCCAACAATTGCCTCTAATCAAGCCACGCCCAGAATTTTAGATCTGTATCAAAGTTTGGGCTTCACCGTGACGACCTTAAGCGCCCCACGACGCATTGCCTGCAACGGCGATCGCACTCCGGCTAAAGAGATGCTCGCCTTCCGTAATTTGGCAGCAGAAGATTTGTTGAATACATAG
- a CDS encoding group I truncated hemoglobin, whose amino-acid sequence MASLYEKLGGAAAVDLAVEKFYGKVLADERVNRFFVNTDMAKQKQHQKDFMTYAFGGTDRFPGRSMRAAHQDLVENAGLTDVHFDAIAENLVLTLQELNVSQDLIDEVVTIVGSVQHRNDVLNR is encoded by the coding sequence ATGGCTAGTTTGTATGAAAAGTTAGGCGGCGCAGCGGCAGTTGATCTGGCGGTGGAGAAATTCTACGGTAAGGTTCTGGCCGATGAACGAGTTAATCGTTTTTTTGTCAATACTGACATGGCCAAACAGAAGCAACACCAAAAGGATTTTATGACCTATGCTTTTGGGGGCACGGATCGATTTCCGGGTCGTTCGATGCGGGCTGCCCATCAGGACTTAGTTGAAAATGCGGGTCTAACGGATGTCCATTTCGATGCGATCGCCGAAAATCTAGTATTGACCCTCCAGGAATTAAATGTGTCCCAAGATTTAATCGATGAAGTCGTCACCATTGTGGGTTCAGTGCAGCACCGCAATGATGTTTTAAACCGTTAG
- the ffh gene encoding signal recognition particle protein translates to MFDALAERLEDAWKSLRGQDKISESNIKEALKEVRRALLEADVNLQVVKGFISDVEKAAVGAEVISGVNPGQQFIKIVYDELVKIMGESNVPLAEAENKPSVILMAGLQGTGKTTATAKLSLYLRKQNKTALMVATDVYRPAAIDQLKTLGEQIDVPVFDLGSDANPVDIAKQGVEKAKELGVDVVLVDTAGRLQIDADMMAELKQIKESINPDDTLLVVDSMTGQEAASLTRTFHEEIGVTGAILTKMDGDTRGGAALSVRMISGQPIKFIGVGEKVEALEPFYPDRLASRILNMGDVLTLVEKAQEAVDLSDVEEMQAKLLEARFDFDDFLKQMRLLKNMGSLGGMLKLIPGMGNKIDKNMLEQGEVQLKRVETMINSMTKEERKNPDVLAQTPKRRTRIAKGSGLSEKDVSKLIADFTRMRKMMQQMGQGGGLPGMGGLGDLFGGGMPGMGGRPGRGGAPKKKKKVKKKKGFADL, encoded by the coding sequence ATGTTTGACGCCCTAGCCGAACGCCTAGAAGATGCCTGGAAATCCCTCCGGGGCCAGGACAAAATCAGCGAATCTAACATCAAAGAAGCCTTAAAGGAAGTTCGTCGCGCCCTCCTCGAAGCCGACGTTAACCTCCAGGTGGTCAAGGGCTTTATTTCTGATGTGGAAAAAGCGGCAGTCGGTGCAGAAGTTATTTCTGGCGTTAATCCAGGGCAACAGTTCATCAAAATTGTCTACGACGAACTCGTCAAAATCATGGGGGAAAGCAACGTTCCCCTCGCCGAAGCAGAAAATAAGCCCTCCGTAATTCTCATGGCCGGGTTGCAGGGGACGGGGAAAACCACTGCCACCGCCAAACTTTCCCTCTATCTCCGCAAGCAAAATAAAACCGCCCTGATGGTCGCAACCGACGTTTACCGTCCAGCGGCGATCGATCAGCTGAAAACCCTCGGTGAACAAATTGACGTGCCCGTGTTCGACCTGGGCAGTGACGCTAATCCCGTTGACATTGCCAAACAAGGGGTTGAAAAAGCCAAAGAACTCGGTGTTGATGTCGTCCTCGTGGATACGGCGGGTCGCTTGCAGATCGATGCCGACATGATGGCCGAACTCAAGCAAATTAAAGAAAGCATCAATCCCGACGATACATTGCTAGTCGTTGACTCGATGACGGGCCAAGAGGCTGCTAGTTTAACCCGCACTTTCCACGAAGAAATTGGCGTTACCGGGGCCATTCTCACCAAGATGGATGGGGATACCAGAGGTGGTGCGGCCCTATCTGTGCGAATGATCTCTGGCCAACCGATCAAATTTATTGGGGTTGGTGAAAAAGTAGAAGCCCTAGAACCATTCTATCCAGACCGTTTAGCGTCCCGTATCCTTAACATGGGCGATGTGCTGACCCTCGTCGAAAAGGCCCAGGAAGCCGTTGATCTGTCCGACGTCGAGGAAATGCAGGCCAAGTTACTCGAAGCCCGCTTTGACTTTGATGACTTTCTCAAGCAGATGCGCCTGTTAAAAAATATGGGCTCCCTGGGCGGCATGCTGAAGCTCATCCCTGGCATGGGCAACAAGATTGATAAAAATATGCTCGAACAGGGGGAAGTGCAACTGAAGCGCGTGGAGACCATGATCAACTCCATGACCAAAGAGGAGCGCAAAAATCCGGATGTATTAGCCCAAACGCCCAAGCGTCGTACCCGTATTGCCAAGGGCTCTGGGTTATCAGAAAAAGATGTCTCAAAACTCATTGCTGACTTTACCCGGATGCGGAAAATGATGCAGCAGATGGGTCAAGGGGGAGGTTTACCCGGCATGGGAGGACTCGGTGATCTGTTCGGTGGGGGGATGCCTGGGATGGGGGGACGTCCCGGTCGTGGTGGCGCACCGAAGAAAAAGAAAAAGGTGAAAAAGAAAAAAGGTTTTGCTGACCTCTAG
- the crtD gene encoding C-3',4' desaturase CrtD, translating into MSKSKIAVIGAGIGGLTAGALLAKRGYDVTVYEQAAIAGGCASTFKRRGFTFDVGATQVAGLEVGGIHQRIFQELGVALPEATVCDPACAVFLPGETEPINVWRDAEKWEAERLKQFPTSKNFWHLLKILFAASWQFQGRDPVVPPRNPWDILQLIKAFRLNTLITVPFALMTVLDALKLCNVAADQRLKTFLDLQLKLYSQVDSSETALLYGATALAVSQTPQGLFHLQGSMQALSDRLIEALEKHGGKLLTRHRIKEINLGQSKPQLTVFDQRQNEIVTQAFDHVVANTTVQDLIKISEHPPKSIFKKIYQKRIENLPDPSGAFVVYLGVKEAAIPKNCPPHLQFLYDYDQAIGENNSLFVSVSKPNDGRAPEGHRTIIASSFVDPDPWFGKDYAELKERYTQEAIAKLNRYFDLSPENIIVQEAGTPRTFAFYTARHKGFVGGVGQRISTFAPFGFATRTPFKNVWLVGDSVHPGEGTAGVSYSALTAVRQIEQVS; encoded by the coding sequence ATGAGTAAGAGCAAGATTGCGGTCATTGGGGCGGGCATTGGCGGTTTAACGGCGGGGGCTTTGTTGGCGAAACGGGGCTACGATGTCACGGTTTATGAACAGGCGGCGATCGCCGGGGGCTGTGCGTCCACTTTTAAGCGTCGGGGTTTTACCTTCGATGTAGGGGCGACCCAGGTGGCGGGCTTAGAAGTAGGAGGGATTCACCAGCGTATTTTTCAAGAATTGGGCGTCGCTTTACCCGAAGCAACGGTTTGTGATCCGGCTTGTGCGGTGTTTTTACCGGGCGAAACAGAACCCATCAACGTTTGGCGTGATGCGGAAAAGTGGGAAGCTGAACGACTCAAACAGTTTCCCACGAGCAAAAATTTTTGGCATTTATTAAAAATTTTATTTGCGGCGAGTTGGCAATTTCAAGGCCGCGATCCGGTGGTGCCACCCCGTAATCCTTGGGATATTTTGCAGTTAATCAAGGCATTTCGTTTAAATACGTTGATCACAGTTCCCTTTGCTTTGATGACGGTTTTAGACGCGTTGAAATTATGTAATGTTGCCGCAGATCAAAGATTAAAAACTTTTTTGGATTTGCAGTTAAAGCTGTACTCCCAAGTTGATAGTTCCGAAACTGCACTACTCTACGGTGCGACGGCCCTCGCCGTTTCCCAAACGCCCCAAGGTTTATTTCATCTCCAGGGTAGTATGCAAGCCTTGAGCGATCGCCTGATCGAAGCCCTCGAAAAACATGGGGGGAAATTACTCACTCGCCACCGCATTAAGGAAATTAACTTGGGTCAAAGCAAGCCTCAATTAACAGTCTTTGATCAGCGTCAAAATGAAATTGTTACACAAGCTTTTGATCATGTAGTCGCGAACACCACGGTTCAAGATTTAATTAAAATTTCAGAGCATCCGCCCAAATCAATTTTTAAAAAAATCTATCAAAAACGCATTGAAAATTTGCCAGATCCATCGGGAGCCTTTGTTGTTTACTTAGGGGTTAAGGAAGCGGCAATTCCCAAGAATTGTCCACCTCACCTGCAATTTCTCTATGATTATGACCAAGCAATTGGCGAAAATAATTCCCTCTTTGTTTCGGTGAGTAAGCCGAATGATGGTCGCGCCCCAGAGGGTCACCGGACGATTATCGCCTCCTCTTTTGTCGATCCTGATCCTTGGTTTGGGAAAGATTACGCCGAACTGAAAGAGCGTTACACCCAGGAGGCGATCGCCAAATTAAATCGCTATTTTGACCTTTCCCCAGAAAATATCATTGTTCAAGAAGCCGGAACGCCGCGCACCTTTGCTTTCTATACGGCTCGACACAAAGGCTTTGTTGGTGGCGTGGGACAGCGAATTTCTACCTTTGCGCCCTTTGGATTCGCCACCAGAACACCGTTTAAAAATGTTTGGCTCGTGGGAGATTCTGTCCATCCGGGAGAAGGTACAGCTGGGGTAAGTTATTCTGCCCTGACCGCTGTACGCCAAATTGAACAGGTCAGCTAA